From the genome of Odocoileus virginianus isolate 20LAN1187 ecotype Illinois chromosome 16, Ovbor_1.2, whole genome shotgun sequence, one region includes:
- the SNUPN gene encoding snurportin-1 isoform X5, whose protein sequence is MVLNGWRSRKLPARGKMEELSQALAGSFSVSQDLNSTAAPHPRLSQYKSKYSSLEQSERRRQLLELQKLKRLDYVNHARRLAEDDWTGMESEEEEEKDDEKMEVDTGKKLPKRYANQLMLSEWLIDVPSDLGQEWIVVVCPVGKRALIVASQGSTSAYTKSGYCVNRFSSLLPGGNRRNSTTAKDYTILDCIYNEVNQTYYVLDVMCWRGHPFYDCQTDFRFYWMHSKLPEEEGLGEKTKLNPFKFVGLKNFPCTPESLCKVLSMDFPFEVDGLLFYHKQAHYSPGSTPLVGWLRPYMVSDVLGIAVPAGPLTTKPEYAGYQLQQIIEHKKSQKEGIMGKLTPRASENGCYELEHLSTPKLKSPPQSPNHPESLMEN, encoded by the exons ATGGTTCTCAACGGCTGGAGGAGCCGGAAACTACCCGCGCGAG GGAAGATGGAAGAGCTGAGTCAAGCCCTGGCTGGTAGTTTTTCTGTGTCTCAAGATCTGAACAGCACAGCCGCCCCACACCCCCGCCTGTCCCAGTACAAGTCCAAGTACAGTTCCTTGGAGCAGAGTGAGCGGCGGCGCCAGTTACTGGAACTGCAGAAATT aaaGCGGCTGGATTATGTGAACCATGCCAGAAGACTGGCTGAAGATGACTGGACGGGGATGGAgagtgaagaagaagaagaaaaagatgatgagaaaatggaggttgACACTGGCAAGAAGTTACCAAAACGCTATGCTAATCAA TTAATGCTGTCAGAGTGGTTAATTGACGTCCCTTCAGATTTGGGGCAGGAATGGATTGTGGTCGTGTGCCCTGTTGGAAAAAGAGCCCTTAtcgtggcttcccag GGTTCTACCAGTGCCTACACCAAGAGTGGCTACTGTGTCAACAGGTTTTCTTCCCTTCTGCCAGGAGGCAACAGGCGAAACTCAACAACAGCGAAAG ACTACACCATTCTGGACTGCATTTACAATGAGGTGAACCAGACATACTACGTTCTGGATGTGATGTGCTGGCGGGGACACCCGTTTTATGACTGCCAG ACTGATTTCCGATTCTACTGGATGCATTCAAAGTTACCAGAGGAAGAAGGACTGGGAGAAAAAACCAAGCTCAATCCG TTTAAATTTGTGGGACTGAAGAATTTCCCTTGTACCCCTGAGAGCCTGTGTAAAGTGCTGTCTATGGACTTCCCTTTTGAG GTGGATGGGCTTCTCTTCTACCACAAGCAGGCCCACTACAGCCCTGGAAGCACTCCTCTGGTGGGCTGGCTGCGCCCCTACATGGTGTCAGATGTTCTTGGCATAGCTGTGCCAGCCGGCCCACTGACCACCAAGCCAGAATATGCTGGCTACCAGCTCCAGCAGATTATTGAGCACAAGAAGAGCCAGAAGGAGGGCATAATGGGGAAGCTCACACCCAGGGCCTCTGAGAATGGATGCTATGAGTTGGAGCACCTGTCTACCCCCAAGCTGAAGAGCCCTCCCCAGAGCCCCAACCACCCGGAGAGCCTCATGGAGAACTAG
- the SNUPN gene encoding snurportin-1 isoform X4, with translation MEELSQALAGSFSVSQDLNSTAAPHPRLSQYKSKYSSLEQSERRRQLLELQKLKRLDYVNHARRLAEDDWTGMESEEEEEKDDEKMEVDTGKKLPKRYANQGRVWRTVWRRNRKIVCHGAKGACVKEENMTGSITPGVEEGGGDEGIDMLGCRELMLSEWLIDVPSDLGQEWIVVVCPVGKRALIVASQGSTSAYTKSGYCVNRFSSLLPGGNRRNSTTAKDYTILDCIYNEVNQTYYVLDVMCWRGHPFYDCQTDFRFYWMHSKLPEEEGLGEKTKLNPFKFVGLKNFPCTPESLCKVLSMDFPFEVDGLLFYHKQAHYSPGSTPLVGWLRPYMVSDVLGIAVPAGPLTTKPEYAGYQLQQIIEHKKSQKEGIMGKLTPRASENGCYELEHLSTPKLKSPPQSPNHPESLMEN, from the exons ATGGAAGAGCTGAGTCAAGCCCTGGCTGGTAGTTTTTCTGTGTCTCAAGATCTGAACAGCACAGCCGCCCCACACCCCCGCCTGTCCCAGTACAAGTCCAAGTACAGTTCCTTGGAGCAGAGTGAGCGGCGGCGCCAGTTACTGGAACTGCAGAAATT aaaGCGGCTGGATTATGTGAACCATGCCAGAAGACTGGCTGAAGATGACTGGACGGGGATGGAgagtgaagaagaagaagaaaaagatgatgagaaaatggaggttgACACTGGCAAGAAGTTACCAAAACGCTATGCTAATCAA GGTCGTGTGTGGAGGACTGTTtggaggagaaacagaaaaatcgtGTGTCATGGAGCCAAGGGAGCATGTGTCAAGGAGGAGAATATGACTGGCAGCATCACACCAGgagtggaggaaggagggggagatgAGGGAATAGACATGCTTGGCTGCAGGGAG TTAATGCTGTCAGAGTGGTTAATTGACGTCCCTTCAGATTTGGGGCAGGAATGGATTGTGGTCGTGTGCCCTGTTGGAAAAAGAGCCCTTAtcgtggcttcccag GGTTCTACCAGTGCCTACACCAAGAGTGGCTACTGTGTCAACAGGTTTTCTTCCCTTCTGCCAGGAGGCAACAGGCGAAACTCAACAACAGCGAAAG ACTACACCATTCTGGACTGCATTTACAATGAGGTGAACCAGACATACTACGTTCTGGATGTGATGTGCTGGCGGGGACACCCGTTTTATGACTGCCAG ACTGATTTCCGATTCTACTGGATGCATTCAAAGTTACCAGAGGAAGAAGGACTGGGAGAAAAAACCAAGCTCAATCCG TTTAAATTTGTGGGACTGAAGAATTTCCCTTGTACCCCTGAGAGCCTGTGTAAAGTGCTGTCTATGGACTTCCCTTTTGAG GTGGATGGGCTTCTCTTCTACCACAAGCAGGCCCACTACAGCCCTGGAAGCACTCCTCTGGTGGGCTGGCTGCGCCCCTACATGGTGTCAGATGTTCTTGGCATAGCTGTGCCAGCCGGCCCACTGACCACCAAGCCAGAATATGCTGGCTACCAGCTCCAGCAGATTATTGAGCACAAGAAGAGCCAGAAGGAGGGCATAATGGGGAAGCTCACACCCAGGGCCTCTGAGAATGGATGCTATGAGTTGGAGCACCTGTCTACCCCCAAGCTGAAGAGCCCTCCCCAGAGCCCCAACCACCCGGAGAGCCTCATGGAGAACTAG
- the SNUPN gene encoding snurportin-1 isoform X2: MWWGLLSSGAGKMEELSQALAGSFSVSQDLNSTAAPHPRLSQYKSKYSSLEQSERRRQLLELQKLKRLDYVNHARRLAEDDWTGMESEEEEEKDDEKMEVDTGKKLPKRYANQGRVWRTVWRRNRKIVCHGAKGACVKEENMTGSITPGVEEGGGDEGIDMLGCRELMLSEWLIDVPSDLGQEWIVVVCPVGKRALIVASQGSTSAYTKSGYCVNRFSSLLPGGNRRNSTTAKDYTILDCIYNEVNQTYYVLDVMCWRGHPFYDCQTDFRFYWMHSKLPEEEGLGEKTKLNPFKFVGLKNFPCTPESLCKVLSMDFPFEVDGLLFYHKQAHYSPGSTPLVGWLRPYMVSDVLGIAVPAGPLTTKPEYAGYQLQQIIEHKKSQKEGIMGKLTPRASENGCYELEHLSTPKLKSPPQSPNHPESLMEN, translated from the exons ATGTGGTGGGGACTACTGTCGAGTGGAGCAG GGAAGATGGAAGAGCTGAGTCAAGCCCTGGCTGGTAGTTTTTCTGTGTCTCAAGATCTGAACAGCACAGCCGCCCCACACCCCCGCCTGTCCCAGTACAAGTCCAAGTACAGTTCCTTGGAGCAGAGTGAGCGGCGGCGCCAGTTACTGGAACTGCAGAAATT aaaGCGGCTGGATTATGTGAACCATGCCAGAAGACTGGCTGAAGATGACTGGACGGGGATGGAgagtgaagaagaagaagaaaaagatgatgagaaaatggaggttgACACTGGCAAGAAGTTACCAAAACGCTATGCTAATCAA GGTCGTGTGTGGAGGACTGTTtggaggagaaacagaaaaatcgtGTGTCATGGAGCCAAGGGAGCATGTGTCAAGGAGGAGAATATGACTGGCAGCATCACACCAGgagtggaggaaggagggggagatgAGGGAATAGACATGCTTGGCTGCAGGGAG TTAATGCTGTCAGAGTGGTTAATTGACGTCCCTTCAGATTTGGGGCAGGAATGGATTGTGGTCGTGTGCCCTGTTGGAAAAAGAGCCCTTAtcgtggcttcccag GGTTCTACCAGTGCCTACACCAAGAGTGGCTACTGTGTCAACAGGTTTTCTTCCCTTCTGCCAGGAGGCAACAGGCGAAACTCAACAACAGCGAAAG ACTACACCATTCTGGACTGCATTTACAATGAGGTGAACCAGACATACTACGTTCTGGATGTGATGTGCTGGCGGGGACACCCGTTTTATGACTGCCAG ACTGATTTCCGATTCTACTGGATGCATTCAAAGTTACCAGAGGAAGAAGGACTGGGAGAAAAAACCAAGCTCAATCCG TTTAAATTTGTGGGACTGAAGAATTTCCCTTGTACCCCTGAGAGCCTGTGTAAAGTGCTGTCTATGGACTTCCCTTTTGAG GTGGATGGGCTTCTCTTCTACCACAAGCAGGCCCACTACAGCCCTGGAAGCACTCCTCTGGTGGGCTGGCTGCGCCCCTACATGGTGTCAGATGTTCTTGGCATAGCTGTGCCAGCCGGCCCACTGACCACCAAGCCAGAATATGCTGGCTACCAGCTCCAGCAGATTATTGAGCACAAGAAGAGCCAGAAGGAGGGCATAATGGGGAAGCTCACACCCAGGGCCTCTGAGAATGGATGCTATGAGTTGGAGCACCTGTCTACCCCCAAGCTGAAGAGCCCTCCCCAGAGCCCCAACCACCCGGAGAGCCTCATGGAGAACTAG
- the SNUPN gene encoding snurportin-1 isoform X1 — translation MVLNGWRSRKLPARGKMEELSQALAGSFSVSQDLNSTAAPHPRLSQYKSKYSSLEQSERRRQLLELQKLKRLDYVNHARRLAEDDWTGMESEEEEEKDDEKMEVDTGKKLPKRYANQGRVWRTVWRRNRKIVCHGAKGACVKEENMTGSITPGVEEGGGDEGIDMLGCRELMLSEWLIDVPSDLGQEWIVVVCPVGKRALIVASQGSTSAYTKSGYCVNRFSSLLPGGNRRNSTTAKDYTILDCIYNEVNQTYYVLDVMCWRGHPFYDCQTDFRFYWMHSKLPEEEGLGEKTKLNPFKFVGLKNFPCTPESLCKVLSMDFPFEVDGLLFYHKQAHYSPGSTPLVGWLRPYMVSDVLGIAVPAGPLTTKPEYAGYQLQQIIEHKKSQKEGIMGKLTPRASENGCYELEHLSTPKLKSPPQSPNHPESLMEN, via the exons ATGGTTCTCAACGGCTGGAGGAGCCGGAAACTACCCGCGCGAG GGAAGATGGAAGAGCTGAGTCAAGCCCTGGCTGGTAGTTTTTCTGTGTCTCAAGATCTGAACAGCACAGCCGCCCCACACCCCCGCCTGTCCCAGTACAAGTCCAAGTACAGTTCCTTGGAGCAGAGTGAGCGGCGGCGCCAGTTACTGGAACTGCAGAAATT aaaGCGGCTGGATTATGTGAACCATGCCAGAAGACTGGCTGAAGATGACTGGACGGGGATGGAgagtgaagaagaagaagaaaaagatgatgagaaaatggaggttgACACTGGCAAGAAGTTACCAAAACGCTATGCTAATCAA GGTCGTGTGTGGAGGACTGTTtggaggagaaacagaaaaatcgtGTGTCATGGAGCCAAGGGAGCATGTGTCAAGGAGGAGAATATGACTGGCAGCATCACACCAGgagtggaggaaggagggggagatgAGGGAATAGACATGCTTGGCTGCAGGGAG TTAATGCTGTCAGAGTGGTTAATTGACGTCCCTTCAGATTTGGGGCAGGAATGGATTGTGGTCGTGTGCCCTGTTGGAAAAAGAGCCCTTAtcgtggcttcccag GGTTCTACCAGTGCCTACACCAAGAGTGGCTACTGTGTCAACAGGTTTTCTTCCCTTCTGCCAGGAGGCAACAGGCGAAACTCAACAACAGCGAAAG ACTACACCATTCTGGACTGCATTTACAATGAGGTGAACCAGACATACTACGTTCTGGATGTGATGTGCTGGCGGGGACACCCGTTTTATGACTGCCAG ACTGATTTCCGATTCTACTGGATGCATTCAAAGTTACCAGAGGAAGAAGGACTGGGAGAAAAAACCAAGCTCAATCCG TTTAAATTTGTGGGACTGAAGAATTTCCCTTGTACCCCTGAGAGCCTGTGTAAAGTGCTGTCTATGGACTTCCCTTTTGAG GTGGATGGGCTTCTCTTCTACCACAAGCAGGCCCACTACAGCCCTGGAAGCACTCCTCTGGTGGGCTGGCTGCGCCCCTACATGGTGTCAGATGTTCTTGGCATAGCTGTGCCAGCCGGCCCACTGACCACCAAGCCAGAATATGCTGGCTACCAGCTCCAGCAGATTATTGAGCACAAGAAGAGCCAGAAGGAGGGCATAATGGGGAAGCTCACACCCAGGGCCTCTGAGAATGGATGCTATGAGTTGGAGCACCTGTCTACCCCCAAGCTGAAGAGCCCTCCCCAGAGCCCCAACCACCCGGAGAGCCTCATGGAGAACTAG
- the SNUPN gene encoding snurportin-1 isoform X3 — MNAGKMEELSQALAGSFSVSQDLNSTAAPHPRLSQYKSKYSSLEQSERRRQLLELQKLKRLDYVNHARRLAEDDWTGMESEEEEEKDDEKMEVDTGKKLPKRYANQGRVWRTVWRRNRKIVCHGAKGACVKEENMTGSITPGVEEGGGDEGIDMLGCRELMLSEWLIDVPSDLGQEWIVVVCPVGKRALIVASQGSTSAYTKSGYCVNRFSSLLPGGNRRNSTTAKDYTILDCIYNEVNQTYYVLDVMCWRGHPFYDCQTDFRFYWMHSKLPEEEGLGEKTKLNPFKFVGLKNFPCTPESLCKVLSMDFPFEVDGLLFYHKQAHYSPGSTPLVGWLRPYMVSDVLGIAVPAGPLTTKPEYAGYQLQQIIEHKKSQKEGIMGKLTPRASENGCYELEHLSTPKLKSPPQSPNHPESLMEN; from the exons ATGAATGCAG GGAAGATGGAAGAGCTGAGTCAAGCCCTGGCTGGTAGTTTTTCTGTGTCTCAAGATCTGAACAGCACAGCCGCCCCACACCCCCGCCTGTCCCAGTACAAGTCCAAGTACAGTTCCTTGGAGCAGAGTGAGCGGCGGCGCCAGTTACTGGAACTGCAGAAATT aaaGCGGCTGGATTATGTGAACCATGCCAGAAGACTGGCTGAAGATGACTGGACGGGGATGGAgagtgaagaagaagaagaaaaagatgatgagaaaatggaggttgACACTGGCAAGAAGTTACCAAAACGCTATGCTAATCAA GGTCGTGTGTGGAGGACTGTTtggaggagaaacagaaaaatcgtGTGTCATGGAGCCAAGGGAGCATGTGTCAAGGAGGAGAATATGACTGGCAGCATCACACCAGgagtggaggaaggagggggagatgAGGGAATAGACATGCTTGGCTGCAGGGAG TTAATGCTGTCAGAGTGGTTAATTGACGTCCCTTCAGATTTGGGGCAGGAATGGATTGTGGTCGTGTGCCCTGTTGGAAAAAGAGCCCTTAtcgtggcttcccag GGTTCTACCAGTGCCTACACCAAGAGTGGCTACTGTGTCAACAGGTTTTCTTCCCTTCTGCCAGGAGGCAACAGGCGAAACTCAACAACAGCGAAAG ACTACACCATTCTGGACTGCATTTACAATGAGGTGAACCAGACATACTACGTTCTGGATGTGATGTGCTGGCGGGGACACCCGTTTTATGACTGCCAG ACTGATTTCCGATTCTACTGGATGCATTCAAAGTTACCAGAGGAAGAAGGACTGGGAGAAAAAACCAAGCTCAATCCG TTTAAATTTGTGGGACTGAAGAATTTCCCTTGTACCCCTGAGAGCCTGTGTAAAGTGCTGTCTATGGACTTCCCTTTTGAG GTGGATGGGCTTCTCTTCTACCACAAGCAGGCCCACTACAGCCCTGGAAGCACTCCTCTGGTGGGCTGGCTGCGCCCCTACATGGTGTCAGATGTTCTTGGCATAGCTGTGCCAGCCGGCCCACTGACCACCAAGCCAGAATATGCTGGCTACCAGCTCCAGCAGATTATTGAGCACAAGAAGAGCCAGAAGGAGGGCATAATGGGGAAGCTCACACCCAGGGCCTCTGAGAATGGATGCTATGAGTTGGAGCACCTGTCTACCCCCAAGCTGAAGAGCCCTCCCCAGAGCCCCAACCACCCGGAGAGCCTCATGGAGAACTAG
- the SNUPN gene encoding snurportin-1 isoform X6: MVLNGWRSRKLPARGKMEELSQALAGSFSVSQDLNSTAAPHPRLSQYKSKYSSLEQSERRRQLLELQKLKRLDYVNHARRLAEDDWTGMESEEEEEKDDEKMEVDTGKKLPKRYANQGRVWRTVWRRNRKIVCHGAKGACVKEENMTGSITPGVEEGGGDEGIDMLGCRELMLSEWLIDVPSDLGQEWIVVVCPVGKRALIVASQGSTSAYTKSGYCVNRFSSLLPGGNRRNSTTAKDYTILDCIYNEVNQTYYVLDVMCWRGHPFYDCQTDFRFYWMHSKLPEEEGLGEKTKLNPFKFVGLKNFPCTPESLCKVLSMDFPFERCQRLSPGFPATSLPCHVPLSSNLSLLQQLAE; the protein is encoded by the exons ATGGTTCTCAACGGCTGGAGGAGCCGGAAACTACCCGCGCGAG GGAAGATGGAAGAGCTGAGTCAAGCCCTGGCTGGTAGTTTTTCTGTGTCTCAAGATCTGAACAGCACAGCCGCCCCACACCCCCGCCTGTCCCAGTACAAGTCCAAGTACAGTTCCTTGGAGCAGAGTGAGCGGCGGCGCCAGTTACTGGAACTGCAGAAATT aaaGCGGCTGGATTATGTGAACCATGCCAGAAGACTGGCTGAAGATGACTGGACGGGGATGGAgagtgaagaagaagaagaaaaagatgatgagaaaatggaggttgACACTGGCAAGAAGTTACCAAAACGCTATGCTAATCAA GGTCGTGTGTGGAGGACTGTTtggaggagaaacagaaaaatcgtGTGTCATGGAGCCAAGGGAGCATGTGTCAAGGAGGAGAATATGACTGGCAGCATCACACCAGgagtggaggaaggagggggagatgAGGGAATAGACATGCTTGGCTGCAGGGAG TTAATGCTGTCAGAGTGGTTAATTGACGTCCCTTCAGATTTGGGGCAGGAATGGATTGTGGTCGTGTGCCCTGTTGGAAAAAGAGCCCTTAtcgtggcttcccag GGTTCTACCAGTGCCTACACCAAGAGTGGCTACTGTGTCAACAGGTTTTCTTCCCTTCTGCCAGGAGGCAACAGGCGAAACTCAACAACAGCGAAAG ACTACACCATTCTGGACTGCATTTACAATGAGGTGAACCAGACATACTACGTTCTGGATGTGATGTGCTGGCGGGGACACCCGTTTTATGACTGCCAG ACTGATTTCCGATTCTACTGGATGCATTCAAAGTTACCAGAGGAAGAAGGACTGGGAGAAAAAACCAAGCTCAATCCG TTTAAATTTGTGGGACTGAAGAATTTCCCTTGTACCCCTGAGAGCCTGTGTAAAGTGCTGTCTATGGACTTCCCTTTTGAG